From a single Patescibacteria group bacterium genomic region:
- a CDS encoding metallopeptidase family protein — MRTDDFNKLVEKAILEIPEHIRQKMDNVEIVVEPSASPEQMRDLGLKSANSLFGLYHGVPQTAWGRGFGNILPDKISIFQKPIEKSAKSEKEIIDLVKNTVWHEIAHHFGFSENGIRELEKKRKEK; from the coding sequence ATGCGAACAGATGATTTTAATAAATTAGTCGAAAAAGCGATTTTGGAAATACCAGAGCATATCCGTCAAAAAATGGATAATGTGGAGATTGTTGTGGAGCCAAGCGCGTCTCCAGAGCAAATGCGAGATCTTGGACTTAAATCCGCAAACTCTCTTTTTGGATTATATCACGGAGTGCCGCAGACAGCATGGGGCAGGGGTTTTGGCAATATTTTGCCAGATAAAATCAGTATTTTTCAGAAACCAATAGAAAAATCGGCCAAGTCCGAAAAAGAAATAATTGATTTAGTAAAAAATACTGTCTGGCACGAAATCGCTCATCATTTTGGCTTTAGCGAAAATGGTATTAGGGAATTAGAAAAAAAAAGAAAAGAGAAATGA
- a CDS encoding DUF167 domain-containing protein, translated as MLIKVKVFPSAGKKEIIKKSEDSFEIWVKEKPIKGMANRAVANALAEYFGVSRDDVKMISGFQRRNKVFKIKV; from the coding sequence ATGCTTATTAAAGTTAAGGTTTTTCCTTCGGCGGGGAAGAAGGAAATTATTAAAAAATCTGAAGATAGTTTTGAGATTTGGGTTAAGGAGAAACCGATTAAGGGGATGGCAAATCGGGCGGTCGCGAACGCTTTAGCGGAGTATTTTGGTGTTTCGCGCGATGATGTTAAAATGATAAGCGGTTTTCAGCGAAGGAATAAGGTTTTTAAGATCAAAGTTTAA
- a CDS encoding transglutaminase-like domain-containing protein produces the protein MKKSIGIAAMMVVVLLFIAQTAQAIQPNNLQNAVLSYLDQPDFAGKEFWQKLSNTKTEIEMIDFSEGNIYLSIDTNDYSKKILDLICINPKQIEFGKTEQADRYFFRLPIDNLKIDLSKKVRYQFGKITYDISIPELYAFISNRSVYGGYLNVLRSIENNTIAIFFNHGAFVAKKGEVSLEKLASRITAGATSKEAKAQKLLDFVTAEIEYDYAEALSSAETLKRPNETLMTKRSDCSGKVILYASLLEQADIDYRLLYIGDSSVDHISVAVEGSYPNSNNLEFELGTKKYSVAETTIEEFKIGRSIPATVFGHKIRLSYIKYIQKPGKDSKILDVKTGEPLEFY, from the coding sequence ATGAAAAAATCAATCGGTATCGCGGCAATGATGGTTGTGGTTTTGTTGTTTATCGCTCAAACGGCGCAAGCAATTCAACCTAATAACCTGCAAAACGCGGTCTTATCTTATCTTGACCAACCAGATTTTGCTGGAAAGGAGTTTTGGCAAAAACTAAGCAACACTAAAACAGAGATTGAAATGATAGATTTTTCTGAAGGAAATATTTATCTTTCAATTGACACTAATGATTACAGCAAAAAAATACTTGATTTAATCTGTATAAACCCTAAACAGATTGAATTCGGCAAAACAGAACAGGCCGACAGATATTTTTTCCGTTTGCCGATTGATAATCTTAAAATAGATTTATCAAAAAAGGTAAGATATCAATTTGGCAAAATCACTTATGATATTTCTATCCCTGAACTTTACGCCTTCATTTCCAACAGAAGCGTTTATGGCGGATACCTGAATGTTTTAAGAAGTATTGAAAATAACACTATTGCTATCTTTTTTAATCATGGCGCTTTTGTCGCTAAAAAAGGAGAAGTGTCATTGGAAAAACTGGCTTCCCGCATTACAGCTGGCGCAACCAGCAAAGAAGCCAAGGCCCAAAAACTGCTTGATTTTGTCACTGCGGAAATTGAATACGATTACGCGGAGGCATTGTCTAGCGCGGAAACGCTTAAAAGACCGAATGAAACTCTGATGACTAAACGGTCTGATTGTAGCGGCAAGGTTATTCTATACGCTTCATTATTAGAGCAAGCGGATATTGATTATCGATTGCTCTACATAGGCGACTCGTCGGTTGATCACATATCTGTGGCTGTTGAAGGCAGTTATCCTAATTCAAACAACCTTGAGTTTGAATTAGGAACAAAGAAATATAGTGTCGCCGAAACCACCATTGAAGAATTTAAAATCGGCAGAAGTATACCAGCGACCGTATTTGGTCATAAAATACGCCTATCTTATATTAAGTATATCCAAAAGCCGGGAAAGGATTCTAAAATCCTTGATGTAAAAACCGGCGAACCGTTGGAGTTCTATTAA
- a CDS encoding PD-(D/E)XK nuclease family protein: protein MSQYYNPKRKYNLFDPESKDIFKLSRSKIDLFLSCPRCFYLDRRLGVGRPPGYPFSLNSAVDFLLKKEFDIHRAENKAHPFMEEYCLNLIPFSHPKLNEWRENFKGVQYFHEPTNLIITGAVDDLWVDKEKIVYVVDYKATSKDGDVNLDAEWQDGYKRQMEIYQWLLRRNDLKISDTGYFVYCNGKKDVKAFDGKLEFDVKIIPYKGDDFWVEKAIVDAHKCMMNNKIPLANSECDYCAYREEAAKEELSK, encoded by the coding sequence ATGTCGCAATACTATAACCCAAAGAGAAAATATAATCTTTTTGACCCGGAATCAAAGGATATTTTCAAATTAAGCCGTTCAAAGATTGACTTGTTTTTGTCTTGTCCGCGCTGTTTTTATCTTGACCGGCGATTGGGCGTCGGCAGGCCGCCCGGTTATCCTTTTAGTTTAAACTCGGCGGTGGACTTTTTGCTTAAAAAAGAATTTGATATTCATCGGGCGGAGAATAAAGCGCATCCTTTTATGGAGGAATATTGTTTGAATTTAATTCCTTTTAGTCATCCAAAATTGAATGAATGGAGAGAAAATTTTAAGGGCGTTCAATATTTTCATGAACCGACCAATTTAATTATTACCGGAGCGGTTGATGATTTATGGGTTGATAAAGAAAAAATTGTTTATGTTGTGGACTATAAGGCGACGAGTAAGGATGGCGATGTTAATTTAGACGCGGAATGGCAGGACGGATATAAGAGGCAGATGGAAATTTATCAATGGCTTTTACGGCGAAACGATTTGAAAATTTCAGACACGGGATATTTTGTTTATTGTAATGGTAAAAAAGATGTAAAAGCGTTTGATGGGAAATTAGAATTTGATGTGAAAATTATTCCGTATAAGGGTGATGATTTTTGGGTGGAAAAAGCGATTGTTGACGCCCATAAGTGTATGATGAATAATAAAATTCCTTTGGCAAACAGCGAATGCGATTATTGCGCCTATCGAGAGGAAGCGGCGAAAGAAGAATTATCAAAATAA